The DNA sequence TCTTCTTTTTATGGCCCATTCAGAGATGCGGCTCACTCTGCTCCAGCATTTGGAGATAGAAAGACTTACCAGATGGATTATGCAAATAAAAGAGAAGCTTTAATGGAAATAGAGCTTGATATTGAAGAAGGTGCAGATATAGTAATGGTAAAACCTGCACTTTCTTATCTAGATATAATACATCTTGCAAAAGAAAAGTTTAATCTTCCAGTTGCGGCGTACAACGTGAGTGGAGAATATTCAATGGTAAAGGCTGCATCAAAGATGGGATGGATAAATGAAAAGGACATAGTGATGGAGATTTTAACTAGTATGAAGAGGGCAGGAGCGGATATAATCATAACTTATCATGCAAAGGATGTTGCAAGATGGATTACTTGCCAGTAATTTTAAACATAAAAGGTAAGAAATGTTTGATTGTAGGTGGAGGAAAAGTTGCAGCAAGAAAAATAAAATACCTTCTTGGAAGAGTTGAAATAACAGTAATTTCAAAGGATTTTTGTAGAGAGATAAAAGAGATGGAAGGTATAAAGCTTGTGAGAAAAGCATATGACTCTTCAGATTTAGATGGCTTTGACATAGTTATTGCTGCAACAAATGATGAGAGAACAAATAAGCAGATTTTTCTGGATGCACAAAATAAAAATGTTCTTGTAAATAATGCAACAAGTAAAGAATATTGTGATTTTTTAATGCCGGCTTTTTTCAACTACAAAGACTTTATAGTTGCGGTTTCAAGCTTTGGTAATTCTCCAAAAAGGGCAAAAAATTTAAAAGAAAAGATAAAAAGATATTTGGGGGGATTGGATGTTTGAGATAGCAAAAAAATATATGCCTGGTGGTGTAAACAGTCCAGTAAGGGCGTTTAAATCTGTGGAGATGGAACCAATTTTTGTCAAGAGTGCAAAAAAAAGTAAATTAATAGACATAAACAACAAAGAGTACATCGATTATATACAATCCTGGGGTGCACTTATTTTAGGTCATGCACACGAGGAAGTTGTTGAAGAAATAAAAAAACAAGCAGAGCTGGGAACCAGTTATGGTTTATGTCATGAACTTGAAGTAGAAATGGCAAGATTAATTGTAAAGCATATTCCATCGGTTGAAATGGTAAGAATGGTGAATTCTGGA is a window from the Thermosipho africanus Ob7 genome containing:
- a CDS encoding precorrin-2 dehydrogenase/sirohydrochlorin ferrochelatase family protein translates to MDYLPVILNIKGKKCLIVGGGKVAARKIKYLLGRVEITVISKDFCREIKEMEGIKLVRKAYDSSDLDGFDIVIAATNDERTNKQIFLDAQNKNVLVNNATSKEYCDFLMPAFFNYKDFIVAVSSFGNSPKRAKNLKEKIKRYLGGLDV